A genomic window from Ischnura elegans chromosome 10, ioIscEleg1.1, whole genome shotgun sequence includes:
- the LOC124167151 gene encoding uncharacterized protein LOC124167151, giving the protein MAQGELQLQNDTRRQKGKFERLSSRSEFTSSLDCNRVVINLTGKPLDSAKTSVLSKGLNFAPAPKSIPFLDFIGGVEQVIRKLPVEAADEIRSDVVMTLKRAVPPKPNLTREERNALQAIRRDPKIVVLPADKGNATVLMPTEEYHKKVNEILQDGSYRVLGRDPTDAIVRKTSALIKDTKMEPESKSNLTVRGAVPPRFYGLPKVHKNGIPLRPIVSAINAPTYNLARYLSSVLSPIVGHCVHHIKNSAEFVKTLGGIRLKPSDIMVSLDVVSLFTRVPLEDTFNILESKFDEMTVRLFRHVLKSTYFLYGGKYYEQMDGVPMGSPLSPAIANLFMEDFEEKALQSASLRPRYFFRYVDDTFVIWQHGRNTLDDFLSHMNQQHPNIKFTMEEENNNCIPFLDILIQRKPDGTLGHSVYRKPTHTNLYLNGRSHHHPSQKQGVLTTLIHRAKIVADAENLPAEIKHLKTTFKRNGYSDRDFRLALGRTIRPRKPTDEDNEKPLGRACIPYVSTISGKIGRILLRHNLQVIHRPPKKIRDGLVRVKDDLGLRVPGVYHIPCECGLAYVGETSRTVEARIKEHKRHIRLCQPEKSALAEHSLDMAHSINFDGTKILCRSDGYWDRIVKEGIEIRLEDKRLNRDYGQNISQIWRPLINKIQRSRSQFRLQNP; this is encoded by the coding sequence ATGGCCCAAGGAGAACTTCAGCTCCAGAACGACACGCGAAGACAGAAGGGAAAGTTCGAACGCCTATCGAGCAGGTCAGAGTTCACATCCTCTTTGGATTGTAATCGTGTGGTGATTAACCTAACGGGGAAACCTCTTGATTCGGCAAAAACGTCAGTGCTTTCCAAGGGCCTCAATTTTGCCCCGGCTCCAAAATCAATTCCTTTTTTGGACTTCATTGGAGGAGTTGAGCAGGTAATTCGGAAGCTTCCGGTTGAGGCAGCCGATGAGATTAGAAGTGACGTCGTAATGACGCTAAAAAGGGCAGTTCCACCGAAGCCTAACCTCACAAGAGAGGAAAGAAATGCACTACAAGCCATCCGAAGGGATCCTAAAATCGTTGTTTTACCCGCTGACAAAGGGAACGCAACAGTTTTGATGCCCACTGAAGAGTATCACAAAAAAGTGAATGAGATTCTTCAAGATGGGTCCTACAGGGTCCTCGGCAGAGATCCTACGGATGCTATCGTGAGGAAGACTTCCGCACTCATCAAAGACACGAAGATGGAGCCGGAATCAAAATCCAACCTTACGGTGCGGGGAGCCGTTCCACCAAGGTTCTATGGTCTACCTAAGGTTCACAAGAATGGCATTCCACTCAGGCCCATCGTGAGTGCTATCAACGCCCCAACGTACAATCTGGCAAGGTATCTCTCTTCCGTGTTGTCGCCTATAGTTGGGCATTGCGTACATCATATTAAAAACTCGGCCGAGTTTGTGAAGACACTTGGAGGTATACGGCTTAAACCTTCAGACATCATGGTGAGCCTTGATGTAGTTTCCTTGTTCACAAGAGTTCCATTGGAAGACACATTTAACATCCTGGAAAGTAAATTTGACGAGATGACAGTTAGACTGTTCCGACATGTCCTAAAATCAACCTATTTCctttatggaggaaaatattatGAGCAGATGGATGGAGTTCCTATGGGATCTCCTCTTTCTCCAGCTATTGCCAACCTCTTCATGGAGGATTTTGAAGAAAAAGCTCTGCAATCGGCTTCACTTCGTCCGAGGTATTTCTTCCGGTACGTGGACGACACTTTCGTCATTTGGCAACATGGACGGAATACACTTGATGACTTTTTAAGTCACATGAATCAACAGCATCCTAACATCAAATTTACCATGGAGGAGGAAAATAACAACTGCATTCCTTTCCTCGACATCCTAATTCAAAGGAAACCTGATGGGACTCTTGGGCATAGTGTGTATAGAAAACCTACCCACACTAATCTTTACCTTAATGGGAGAAGCCACCACCATCCTTCCCAAAAGCAAGGCGTCTTGACCACTTTAATACACCGAGCCAAAATAGTCGCTGATGCAGAAAATCTCCCCgctgaaattaaacatttaaaaactacGTTCAAACGTAACGGATACAGTGACAGAGATTTTCGTTTGGCCTTGGGAAGAACCATCAGACCCCGTAAACCAACGGATGAAGATAATGAAAAGCCATTAGGAAGAGCCTGTATTCCCTATGTATCCACCATTTCGGGGAAAATCGGGAGAATTTTACTTCGGCACAATCTACAGGTGATCCATAGACCTCCGAAGAAAATTCGGGATGGGCTCGTAAGAGTCAAGGACGACCTTGGGCTTAGGGTGCCTGGAGTGTATCACATCCCTTGTGAGTGTGGCCTTGCCTACGTTGGAGAGACCTCTCGTACGGTAGAAGCaagaataaaagaacataagaggcaCATAAGACTTTGTCAACCAGAAAAATCGGCCTTGGCAGAACATAGCCTCGATATGGCGCACTCCATAAATTTTGAcggcaccaaaatcctttgccgttCTGATGggtactgggatcgaattgtgaaGGAGGGAATTGAAATACGTCTCGAAGACAAAAGGCTTAACCGAGACTATGGGCAGAACATCAGCCAAATATGGAGACCGCTGATTAATAAAATACAACGGTCGCGGTCACAATTCAGACTCCAAAACCCTTGA